The Altererythrobacter sp. CAU 1644 genome has a window encoding:
- the pyrF gene encoding orotidine-5'-phosphate decarboxylase, producing MSNPIFLALDVPQIDAGKALLQKVKSHIGGVKLGLEFFCAHGHHGVHEIAHVGLPIFLDLKLHDIPNTVAGAMQAIHVLEPAIVTIHAAGGRAMMEDAKAAAAENTKVVAVTMLTSLDERDLARTGVNGSAHDQVMRLAELAHDAGLDGIVCSGQEVKAVHKQWKDGFFVVPGLRPGGKATGDQKRVVTPRQARDDGASVLVIGRPISRAEDPEAAARAIEATL from the coding sequence ATGAGCAACCCAATCTTTCTGGCGCTGGACGTCCCGCAGATCGACGCGGGCAAGGCGCTGCTCCAAAAGGTCAAATCGCATATCGGCGGGGTCAAGCTGGGCCTCGAATTCTTCTGCGCGCATGGCCACCACGGCGTCCACGAAATCGCGCATGTCGGCCTGCCGATCTTCCTCGATCTGAAGCTGCACGACATTCCCAACACCGTAGCCGGTGCTATGCAGGCGATCCACGTCCTCGAACCGGCGATCGTGACGATCCACGCAGCCGGCGGTCGCGCGATGATGGAAGATGCCAAGGCTGCGGCTGCGGAAAATACCAAGGTCGTGGCAGTAACCATGCTCACCAGCCTCGACGAGCGCGACCTTGCTCGCACCGGCGTCAACGGCAGTGCGCACGACCAGGTCATGCGGCTCGCCGAACTGGCGCATGATGCCGGGCTCGACGGCATCGTCTGCTCGGGCCAGGAGGTGAAGGCGGTTCACAAGCAGTGGAAGGACGGGTTCTTCGTCGTTCCCGGCCTGCGCCCCGGCGGCAAGGCAACAGGGGACCAGAAGCGCGTCGTTACCCCGCGGCAGGCGCGCGATGACGGCGCCAGCGTGCTCGTCATCGGCCGACCGATCAGCCGCGCCGAAGATCCCGAAGCCGCCGCGCGCGCGATCGAGGCGACGCTGTAG
- a CDS encoding phosphoribosylanthranilate isomerase, with the protein MTVQIKICGLSTPEALEAAIEAGATHVGFVHFEKSPRHVSLEQAAELRYIAGARVKTVLLTANADVPTVSKGIEQVRPDILQFHGSETPEWIGLIREKIGIECWKALGLKDAGTLERCAKFHGKVDRLLFDAPAKELPGGNGETFRWELLEGHDHQVDWGLAGGLTPANVADAIRATGAPLVDTSSGVESAPGVKDVDLIRAFCKAALSA; encoded by the coding sequence ATGACGGTTCAAATCAAGATCTGCGGGCTTTCAACCCCCGAAGCGCTCGAAGCCGCCATCGAAGCGGGTGCGACGCATGTCGGCTTTGTCCATTTCGAGAAGAGCCCGCGCCATGTCAGCCTCGAGCAGGCCGCCGAACTGCGGTACATTGCCGGCGCGCGCGTCAAGACCGTGCTGCTGACCGCCAATGCCGACGTGCCGACGGTAAGCAAGGGCATTGAGCAAGTCAGGCCCGACATCCTCCAGTTTCATGGCAGCGAGACGCCGGAATGGATCGGGCTGATCCGCGAGAAGATCGGAATCGAGTGCTGGAAGGCGCTCGGCCTCAAGGATGCCGGCACGCTCGAACGCTGCGCGAAGTTCCACGGCAAGGTCGACCGCCTCCTGTTCGATGCCCCGGCGAAGGAGCTTCCCGGCGGCAATGGCGAGACCTTTCGCTGGGAACTGCTCGAAGGGCACGACCACCAGGTCGACTGGGGCCTCGCCGGGGGGCTCACTCCAGCGAACGTCGCCGACGCGATCCGCGCAACGGGCGCCCCGCTGGTCGATACGTCGTCAGGCGTGGAGAGCGCGCCGGGCGTCAAGGATGTGGACTTGATCCGCGCCTTCTGCAAAGCGGCTCTCTCAGCTTGA
- the purB gene encoding adenylosuccinate lyase, protein MVPRYARPAMTAIWEPESRYRIWFEIEAHATQKLADLGVVPESGAKALWDWWATNPEIDVAAIDAKEAVLKHDVIAFLDWVADEVGPEARFMHQGMTSSDVLDTTLAVQLSRAADILLADLDDLLAAIRRRAEEHKYTPTIGRSHGIHAEPVTFGLKLAQAYAEFDRCKTRLVAAREEIATCAISGAVGTFANIDPSVEAYVAEQLGLSIEPVSTQVIPRDRHAMFFATLAVIAGSIERLAVEVRHLQRTEVLEAEEYFSPGQKGSSAMPHKRNPILTENLTGQARMIRSYAIPALENVALWHERDISHSSVERFIGPDATITLDFALARLTGVVDKLLVYPERMQANLDRMGGLVHSQRVLLALTQAGITRDNAYRLVQRNAMKVWESDGRLSLLDLLKQDEEVTAALSNEELEEKFDLAYHFKHVDTIFDRVFG, encoded by the coding sequence ATGGTCCCCCGCTATGCCCGCCCCGCCATGACAGCGATATGGGAGCCGGAATCGCGCTATCGCATCTGGTTCGAGATCGAAGCGCATGCGACTCAGAAGCTCGCCGATCTGGGCGTGGTGCCCGAGAGCGGGGCCAAGGCTCTGTGGGACTGGTGGGCTACCAATCCCGAAATCGACGTCGCTGCTATCGATGCCAAGGAAGCCGTGCTCAAGCACGACGTGATCGCATTCCTCGACTGGGTGGCAGACGAAGTCGGCCCGGAAGCACGCTTCATGCACCAGGGCATGACCTCGAGCGACGTGCTCGACACGACGCTGGCGGTGCAGCTCAGCCGCGCGGCCGATATCCTGCTCGCCGATCTTGACGACCTGCTGGCAGCGATCAGGCGCCGGGCCGAGGAGCACAAATATACGCCCACCATCGGGCGCAGCCACGGCATTCATGCCGAACCGGTCACCTTCGGGCTCAAGCTGGCGCAGGCCTATGCCGAGTTCGATCGCTGCAAGACGCGTCTTGTCGCCGCGCGCGAGGAAATCGCCACCTGCGCCATCTCGGGCGCGGTCGGAACCTTCGCCAATATCGATCCCTCGGTCGAAGCCTATGTCGCCGAACAGCTCGGCCTGAGCATTGAGCCGGTTTCGACCCAGGTGATCCCGCGCGACCGGCATGCGATGTTCTTTGCCACTCTGGCGGTAATTGCGGGCTCGATCGAGCGACTGGCGGTTGAAGTGCGCCACCTGCAGCGGACCGAAGTGCTCGAGGCGGAGGAGTACTTCTCGCCCGGGCAGAAGGGTTCGTCGGCCATGCCGCACAAGCGCAACCCGATTCTGACCGAAAACCTCACCGGCCAGGCGCGCATGATCCGCAGCTATGCCATCCCGGCGCTCGAGAACGTGGCCTTGTGGCATGAGCGCGACATCTCGCACTCCTCGGTCGAGCGCTTCATCGGCCCCGATGCCACCATTACCCTCGATTTCGCCCTCGCCCGCCTCACCGGCGTTGTCGACAAACTGCTGGTCTATCCCGAACGGATGCAGGCGAATCTCGACCGGATGGGCGGCCTCGTCCATTCGCAGCGCGTCCTGCTGGCGCTGACCCAAGCGGGGATCACGCGCGACAACGCCTATCGCCTGGTCCAGCGCAACGCGATGAAGGTGTGGGAATCGGATGGCAGGCTATCGCTGCTCGACCTGCTCAAGCAGGATGAAGAAGTCACCGCAGCGCTTTCGAACGAGGAACTCGAAGAGAAATTCGACCTCGCCTATCACTTCAAACATGTCGACACGATCTTCGATCGGGTCTTCGGGTAG
- a CDS encoding AmpG family muropeptide MFS transporter, which yields MAEVAAEKRKSTWRALGLALTNRKTGYMLLFGFAAGLPYALVLGTLYAWLSDSGEIDLETMGVFSLIGLAYAFKFLWSPALDRIDIPGLRRLGKRKQWIVTAQLLIGAALTSLSFIAPSNETIGIFSLLAGLAAFASATQDVVIDAWRVDVADEVATIDLLSTVYQMGYRIAALVGGALALFLAERTDWPTVYLSMGALMLVVGFLGLWAPDADASAQAALSDEDRADPYGLRKAGQIEPRLRAYALGAVGLLWGWALLTVGIFMVRSLSSNPEARPDSVEFISTMGPLVVIATVVVPSLIAAWLVRQESKGTNLLAEPVPAQSSADRAMDHLYRALVLPLTDLIGRLGWAMVIVIALVLTYRITDAIWGSFAYPFYLGELQYTKDEVAVASKFFGVGALLIGLALGGYLLTAIGRMLTLTLGAFFAAVTNLLYADLARGGAVMQTVADNTGFTWLVVQLGGDERLSKLMMAIAGENIAVGVAGAAFVAYLSSIVSKGYSAVQYALLSSLTLLVGTLGRGALGQMIEEQGYFDVFILTTLIGMFAVVLCIIEWMRQARLGKRAGIVAPEAGTVPAE from the coding sequence ATGGCCGAGGTCGCTGCTGAGAAGAGGAAATCCACCTGGCGGGCGCTCGGGTTGGCGCTGACCAACCGCAAGACCGGCTACATGCTCCTGTTCGGATTTGCCGCGGGTCTGCCCTACGCGCTGGTCCTGGGGACGCTCTATGCCTGGTTGTCCGACAGCGGCGAGATCGATCTCGAAACGATGGGCGTGTTCTCGCTCATCGGCCTGGCCTATGCCTTCAAGTTTCTCTGGTCTCCGGCGCTCGACCGCATCGACATCCCGGGATTGCGCAGGCTCGGCAAGCGCAAACAGTGGATCGTCACCGCGCAATTGCTGATCGGCGCTGCGTTGACCTCGCTCAGCTTCATCGCCCCAAGCAACGAGACTATCGGCATTTTCAGCCTGTTGGCGGGGCTTGCGGCCTTCGCCAGCGCAACGCAGGACGTGGTGATCGACGCCTGGCGTGTCGACGTCGCGGACGAGGTCGCGACGATCGACCTGCTCTCGACCGTCTACCAGATGGGCTATCGCATAGCGGCGCTGGTGGGCGGCGCCCTCGCACTGTTCCTGGCGGAGCGGACCGACTGGCCAACGGTCTATCTCTCGATGGGCGCGTTGATGCTGGTGGTTGGCTTCCTCGGACTGTGGGCCCCCGATGCGGATGCCAGCGCGCAAGCCGCGCTGTCGGACGAGGACAGGGCTGACCCCTACGGTCTGCGCAAGGCAGGCCAGATCGAACCGCGCCTGCGAGCCTATGCGCTGGGCGCGGTTGGCCTCTTGTGGGGCTGGGCCTTGCTCACCGTCGGAATTTTCATGGTTCGCTCGCTCTCCAGCAACCCGGAAGCACGGCCGGATTCGGTCGAATTCATCTCGACCATGGGCCCGCTTGTGGTGATCGCAACGGTGGTCGTTCCGTCGCTGATTGCAGCGTGGCTGGTGCGGCAGGAAAGCAAGGGCACCAATCTGCTGGCCGAGCCGGTGCCAGCGCAAAGCAGCGCCGACAGGGCGATGGATCACCTCTATCGCGCGCTTGTCCTGCCGCTGACCGACCTCATCGGGCGGCTCGGCTGGGCGATGGTGATCGTAATCGCGCTGGTGCTCACCTATCGCATTACCGACGCCATCTGGGGCAGCTTTGCCTATCCCTTCTACCTCGGCGAGTTGCAGTACACCAAGGACGAGGTCGCGGTCGCTTCCAAGTTCTTTGGGGTCGGCGCGCTGCTGATCGGCCTGGCATTGGGCGGCTATCTGCTCACAGCCATCGGCCGGATGCTGACGCTAACGCTGGGCGCTTTCTTCGCTGCCGTGACCAACCTGCTTTATGCCGATCTGGCGCGGGGCGGAGCGGTGATGCAGACGGTCGCCGACAACACCGGCTTCACCTGGCTGGTGGTGCAACTTGGCGGAGACGAGCGCCTGTCGAAGCTGATGATGGCGATCGCGGGCGAGAACATTGCCGTTGGCGTGGCGGGCGCAGCGTTCGTGGCCTATCTCTCGAGCATCGTGTCCAAGGGCTATAGCGCGGTTCAATACGCCCTGCTGTCGTCGCTCACGCTGCTGGTCGGGACCCTCGGTCGTGGCGCGCTTGGCCAGATGATCGAGGAGCAAGGCTATTTCGACGTCTTCATCCTCACGACGCTGATCGGCATGTTCGCCGTGGTGCTCTGCATTATAGAATGGATGCGGCAGGCGCGCCTCGGCAAGCGGGCTGGGATCGTGGCACCCGAAGCCGGAACCGTCCCGGCCGAATAG
- a CDS encoding DoxX family membrane protein: MSDAETTQDQQVPPAERTLLRRLVRIYTGSAVVFWPFTDLAMRFFVALPYLRSGLIKANDWDKAVFLATEEYPVSWMAPQVAAATGLGIELLAPLLLLLGFLTRPAAFALATLTIVSQAVYIPTTTNLMLIAILIWYVFFGPAAISVDHWWARNDRFESDWFVRNALRLGAWSRKHIAPYLLLAMRWWLGISLLALADVFEPSIGFATWLPITSFTGLPNWIAILFAALLFTGTAASPVSYILTFLIAAFMFADVHPDVTFYPVLLLGLYDARGAGPFSLDNAVERWIERKFPATASSTIDPDDWLGVLKQWKVASWQRYLDFRAKRQF, encoded by the coding sequence ATGAGTGACGCGGAGACAACGCAAGACCAGCAGGTCCCACCTGCCGAACGAACGCTCCTGCGCAGGCTGGTGAGAATCTACACCGGCAGTGCCGTTGTATTCTGGCCGTTCACTGATCTCGCCATGCGTTTCTTCGTCGCGCTACCCTATCTTCGGTCGGGCCTGATCAAGGCGAACGACTGGGACAAGGCGGTCTTTCTCGCGACAGAGGAATATCCGGTCAGCTGGATGGCACCGCAGGTTGCGGCTGCAACTGGTCTTGGAATCGAGTTGCTGGCGCCGCTGTTATTGCTCTTGGGTTTCCTGACCCGTCCGGCGGCCTTTGCCCTGGCAACGCTTACCATCGTCTCACAAGCCGTCTATATCCCTACGACCACAAACCTAATGCTCATCGCCATCCTGATCTGGTATGTGTTTTTCGGACCAGCTGCCATCTCGGTCGACCACTGGTGGGCGCGGAATGATCGCTTCGAGAGCGACTGGTTTGTGAGAAATGCGCTGCGGCTGGGAGCATGGAGTCGCAAGCATATCGCGCCCTATTTGCTTCTCGCGATGCGATGGTGGCTAGGCATTTCGCTGTTGGCGCTCGCTGACGTGTTTGAGCCATCTATCGGGTTCGCGACGTGGCTCCCCATTACCAGCTTCACAGGCCTGCCCAACTGGATCGCGATCTTGTTCGCGGCATTGCTGTTCACTGGAACGGCGGCCAGCCCAGTTTCCTATATTCTCACATTCTTGATTGCCGCCTTCATGTTCGCCGACGTCCATCCTGATGTGACTTTCTATCCAGTATTGCTGCTTGGCCTCTACGATGCGCGAGGAGCCGGGCCGTTTTCGCTCGACAATGCAGTCGAGAGGTGGATCGAGCGGAAGTTCCCCGCCACGGCAAGCAGCACAATCGATCCTGACGACTGGCTTGGTGTGCTCAAGCAATGGAAGGTGGCTTCTTGGCAGCGCTATCTGGACTTCAGGGCCAAGCGCCAATTCTAG
- a CDS encoding aromatic ring-hydroxylating oxygenase subunit alpha has protein sequence MNGADTKSPSLRPTPGQLALAENIARGESRSSSEIAYVPTSVYTDPEHFQREKAALFDRMPQVLCASALLPEPGMAVPHDATGRPLLITRDAEGQVHVFLNVCQHRGTRLVEGDEVQCTKRLVCPYHAWTYRLDGELLALPRPDTFPGMDKADYGLVELPSREAGGLIWFSPVADADFAHADTLGEDFTAFGMAESYMFRRKLHTVKGNWKLIMDAFLESYHVLRLHAKTIAPYFKDGITSGDQIGPHQRAAVGRLEEMEGVNLQDMAQLRRVVTFAYQLLPATIIVPSPDYVNVMVLMPQAHDLTLVEDFMLIPEKPATDKARDHWERSWALLDGGVFASEDFRAAELGQQGLETGAIDRLTIGTLEGGISRFNEIVEEALRSVN, from the coding sequence ATGAACGGCGCCGATACGAAATCACCAAGTTTGCGGCCGACACCCGGCCAACTGGCTCTGGCCGAGAATATCGCGCGGGGCGAATCGCGCAGCAGCAGCGAAATCGCCTATGTGCCGACCTCGGTTTATACCGATCCGGAGCATTTCCAGCGCGAGAAAGCCGCGCTGTTCGACCGCATGCCACAGGTCCTGTGCGCCTCGGCATTGCTCCCGGAACCCGGCATGGCAGTACCGCACGACGCAACCGGCCGTCCGCTCCTGATTACGCGCGATGCCGAGGGCCAGGTCCATGTCTTCCTCAACGTGTGCCAGCACCGCGGGACACGGCTGGTCGAAGGAGACGAGGTGCAATGCACCAAGCGTCTCGTCTGCCCCTATCACGCCTGGACCTATCGGCTCGATGGGGAGCTGCTCGCCCTGCCCCGGCCCGACACTTTCCCCGGCATGGACAAGGCGGATTACGGCCTCGTCGAATTGCCAAGCCGTGAAGCGGGCGGGCTGATCTGGTTCTCGCCGGTTGCCGACGCCGATTTCGCCCACGCCGATACACTGGGCGAGGATTTCACCGCCTTCGGCATGGCCGAGAGTTACATGTTCCGGCGCAAGCTTCACACGGTGAAGGGCAATTGGAAGCTGATCATGGATGCTTTCCTCGAAAGCTATCACGTGCTCCGCTTGCATGCGAAGACCATTGCCCCGTACTTCAAGGACGGAATCACCAGCGGCGACCAGATCGGGCCGCACCAACGCGCTGCGGTGGGTCGGCTCGAAGAAATGGAGGGCGTCAACCTGCAGGACATGGCGCAACTGCGCCGGGTGGTGACATTCGCCTATCAGCTGCTGCCTGCGACGATAATCGTGCCCAGTCCGGACTACGTAAACGTGATGGTGCTGATGCCGCAGGCGCACGATCTGACCTTGGTCGAGGATTTCATGCTGATCCCCGAGAAGCCAGCAACCGACAAGGCGCGCGACCACTGGGAGCGTAGCTGGGCGCTACTCGACGGCGGTGTGTTTGCCAGCGAGGATTTCCGCGCCGCCGAACTGGGCCAACAGGGACTCGAGACCGGCGCAATCGATCGGCTGACGATCGGAACGCTGGAAGGCGGCATCTCGCGCTTCAACGAAATCGTCGAAGAGGCGTTGCGCAGTGTGAATTGA
- the accD gene encoding acetyl-CoA carboxylase, carboxyltransferase subunit beta, with amino-acid sequence MNWFTRVRNSIGWLPKRSTEKDLWIKCPSCHEMLFQKEYADNLSVCPRCEHHGRIGADERLALLLDEGFDVLEQPEVTEDPLKFKDTKKYTDRLKQARAKNPHADAFSVGSGTIDGHPAVVGVQDFGFMGGSMGMAVGTAFCAGAERALTRKCAYIVCTAAGGARMQEGILSLMQMPKATVMTRRLKEAGLPYIVVLTDPTTGGVTASYAMLGDVHIAEPGCLIGFAGQRVIQDTIREKLPEGFQRAEYLHKHGMVDMVVHRKDLKAQLATLLGYLQPAKAA; translated from the coding sequence ATGAACTGGTTTACCCGCGTCCGCAATTCGATCGGCTGGCTGCCCAAGCGCAGCACCGAGAAGGACCTCTGGATCAAGTGCCCCTCGTGTCACGAGATGCTGTTTCAGAAGGAATATGCGGACAATCTTTCGGTCTGCCCGCGCTGCGAACACCACGGGCGCATCGGCGCCGACGAACGGCTGGCGTTGCTGCTCGACGAAGGTTTCGACGTCCTTGAACAGCCCGAGGTCACTGAAGACCCGCTCAAGTTCAAGGACACCAAGAAATACACCGACCGCCTTAAGCAGGCGCGCGCCAAGAATCCGCATGCCGATGCCTTCAGTGTCGGATCGGGCACCATCGACGGGCATCCGGCGGTCGTGGGCGTACAGGACTTCGGCTTCATGGGCGGATCGATGGGCATGGCGGTCGGGACGGCCTTCTGCGCCGGCGCAGAGCGCGCCCTGACCCGCAAGTGCGCCTATATCGTCTGCACGGCAGCCGGCGGTGCGCGGATGCAGGAAGGCATTCTCAGCCTGATGCAGATGCCCAAAGCGACGGTGATGACCCGGCGGCTGAAGGAAGCAGGCCTGCCCTATATCGTCGTCCTGACCGATCCGACCACGGGCGGCGTCACCGCCAGCTATGCCATGCTGGGCGACGTCCATATCGCCGAACCGGGCTGCCTGATCGGCTTTGCCGGTCAGCGCGTGATCCAGGACACGATCCGCGAGAAACTGCCCGAGGGGTTCCAGCGCGCCGAATATCTGCACAAGCACGGCATGGTAGACATGGTGGTGCACCGCAAGGACCTGAAGGCGCAGCTCGCCACGCTGCTCGGCTACCTCCAGCCCGCCAAGGCTGCCTGA
- a CDS encoding bifunctional folylpolyglutamate synthase/dihydrofolate synthase: protein MKDFGRSDDPRVQAQLDRLAALSLPQGRLGLETMRALMERLGNPHRSLPPVFHVAGTNGKGSTCAFLRAMLEAEGYRVHVTTSPHLVRYNERIRIAGELISDEALAELLEEVLDAGSDLAPSFFEVTVAAAFLAFSRTPADACVVEVGLGGRFDATNVLEAEALAACGIASLGIDHERFLLVPEDGVPQEPIARIAFEKAGIAKPGVPLVTLDYATAPSKAVIDQAMTAGARPALRGLDWHSAADEGGLHYSDRHGSLNLPQPGMPGPHQPINAALAVAMLRHQQLVSVSPESMASGLGSASWPARLHRLEQGPLTGAREVWLDGGHNPNAAAMLAAHFQGQKLHLVIGMIEGKDPQGFVETLGAIPLSTTVVPVPTHEWFGADAFCPVATFADDVPAALDALPDDGVPVLIAGSLYLAGEVLRLNDELPD from the coding sequence ATGAAAGACTTCGGACGCTCGGACGATCCGCGCGTCCAGGCGCAGCTCGACCGGCTGGCCGCGCTGAGCCTGCCGCAGGGGCGGCTCGGGCTGGAAACGATGCGCGCGCTGATGGAGCGGCTCGGCAATCCGCACCGCTCGCTGCCGCCGGTGTTCCATGTTGCGGGGACCAACGGCAAGGGATCGACCTGCGCTTTCCTGCGCGCCATGCTCGAGGCGGAGGGGTATCGGGTCCACGTCACCACCAGCCCGCATCTCGTGCGCTACAACGAACGGATCCGGATCGCGGGCGAGCTGATTTCTGACGAAGCGCTGGCGGAATTGCTCGAGGAGGTACTCGACGCCGGAAGCGACCTCGCGCCGAGCTTCTTCGAAGTCACGGTCGCCGCAGCATTCCTCGCATTCTCGCGCACACCTGCCGACGCCTGCGTGGTCGAGGTCGGGCTCGGCGGCCGCTTCGATGCGACCAATGTGCTCGAAGCGGAGGCGCTTGCCGCTTGCGGCATCGCCTCGCTCGGCATCGATCATGAGCGCTTCCTGCTGGTGCCGGAGGACGGCGTGCCGCAAGAACCGATCGCCCGCATCGCCTTCGAGAAGGCGGGGATCGCGAAACCGGGTGTGCCGCTGGTGACGCTCGACTATGCGACGGCACCGTCCAAGGCGGTGATCGATCAGGCGATGACCGCGGGCGCGCGCCCTGCGCTGCGCGGCCTCGACTGGCATTCAGCCGCCGACGAGGGCGGACTGCACTATTCGGATCGTCACGGATCCCTCAACCTGCCTCAGCCGGGGATGCCAGGGCCGCACCAGCCGATAAACGCCGCGCTGGCGGTTGCCATGCTCCGCCACCAGCAGCTGGTAAGCGTATCGCCAGAATCGATGGCGAGCGGTCTTGGCTCGGCCAGCTGGCCTGCACGGCTGCACCGCCTCGAACAGGGACCATTGACGGGGGCGCGCGAGGTCTGGCTCGATGGCGGTCATAATCCCAACGCGGCAGCGATGCTCGCCGCCCATTTCCAAGGCCAGAAGTTGCACCTCGTCATCGGCATGATCGAAGGCAAGGACCCGCAAGGTTTCGTCGAGACACTGGGCGCGATCCCGCTCAGCACAACTGTCGTGCCGGTGCCGACCCATGAGTGGTTCGGGGCCGACGCGTTTTGTCCGGTAGCGACATTTGCTGATGACGTTCCCGCCGCCCTCGATGCATTGCCCGACGACGGCGTACCCGTACTGATCGCCGGTTCGCTCTACCTCGCAGGCGAGGTACTGCGGCTCAATGACGAGCTGCCAGACTGA
- the trpA gene encoding tryptophan synthase subunit alpha, with protein MTESSRLSNAFAKPHPALVCFITAGDGDTAANLDALVAGGADVIELGMPFTDPMADGPAIQAANLRSLGKGTTTRDVLMIANEFRARHADVPLVLMGYANPMVRRGAEWFAGECKGCGVDGVICVDIPPEEDDALGPALREAGIDMIRLATPTTDAGRLPQVLEGSSGFVYYVSVAGITGKQQAAIESIDANVSRIKQSTALPVAVGFGVRTPEQAAEIAKVADGVVVGSALVELVGEHGIEAPAKLRELTSALAEAVHSAAKAPAKGIGA; from the coding sequence ATGACCGAATCCAGCCGCCTCTCCAACGCCTTCGCCAAGCCGCACCCCGCACTCGTCTGCTTCATCACCGCGGGCGATGGCGACACTGCGGCCAATCTCGACGCGCTGGTCGCGGGCGGCGCCGATGTGATCGAACTGGGCATGCCTTTCACCGATCCGATGGCCGATGGCCCCGCAATCCAGGCAGCGAACCTGCGCTCGCTCGGCAAGGGCACGACGACGCGCGACGTCCTGATGATCGCCAACGAGTTTCGCGCCCGTCACGCCGACGTTCCGCTGGTGCTGATGGGTTATGCCAATCCGATGGTGCGTCGGGGTGCCGAATGGTTCGCCGGCGAATGCAAGGGTTGCGGAGTGGACGGCGTGATCTGCGTCGATATCCCGCCCGAAGAGGACGACGCGCTCGGCCCCGCGCTACGCGAAGCCGGGATCGACATGATCCGGCTTGCCACGCCCACCACCGACGCCGGGCGACTGCCGCAGGTGCTCGAAGGCTCCTCGGGCTTTGTCTACTACGTTTCGGTGGCCGGGATCACCGGGAAGCAGCAGGCCGCGATCGAATCAATCGATGCCAATGTCAGCCGCATCAAGCAATCGACCGCGCTTCCGGTCGCGGTGGGGTTCGGCGTCCGCACTCCGGAACAGGCTGCCGAAATCGCCAAGGTGGCCGACGGCGTCGTGGTCGGCTCTGCCTTGGTCGAGTTGGTTGGCGAGCATGGCATTGAGGCGCCCGCGAAGCTGCGCGAACTCACCTCCGCGCTTGCCGAAGCGGTGCATTCTGCGGCAAAGGCCCCCGCGAAAGGTATTGGCGCATGA
- the trpB gene encoding tryptophan synthase subunit beta gives MTDQPNSFRNMPDERGHFGDYGGRFVAETLMPLVLDLEKEYRAAQADPSFQAQFDELLEHYVGRPSPLYFAERLTEALDGAQVWFKRDELNHTGAHKINNCIGQILLAMRMGKTKIIAETGAGQHGVATATVCARFGLPCIIFMGATDVERQAPNVFRMKLLGAEVVPVKAGAATLKDAMNEALRHWVANVHDTFYIIGTAAGPHPYPELVRDFQSVIGKEARAQMLSRTGRLPDLLVAAIGGGSNALGLFHPFLDDPDVKMLGVEAAGYGLDGDQHAASLLGGFPGILHGNKTYLLQDEDGQITEGHSISAGLDYPGIGPEHAWLKDMGRVEYTAVTDEEALDAFQLLCRTEGIIPALEPSHAIAAVAKRAKEMPDDSIILANLCGRGDKDIFTVAEKLGVEI, from the coding sequence ATGACCGACCAACCCAACTCATTCCGCAACATGCCCGATGAACGCGGGCATTTCGGCGATTACGGCGGCCGCTTCGTGGCCGAAACGCTGATGCCGCTCGTGCTCGATCTCGAGAAGGAATATCGCGCGGCGCAGGCCGATCCTTCGTTTCAGGCGCAGTTCGACGAATTGCTCGAACATTACGTCGGGCGCCCTTCCCCGCTCTATTTCGCCGAGCGGCTGACCGAGGCGCTGGACGGCGCGCAGGTCTGGTTCAAGCGCGACGAGCTCAACCACACCGGCGCGCACAAGATCAACAATTGCATCGGGCAGATCCTGCTCGCCATGCGCATGGGCAAGACCAAGATCATCGCCGAAACCGGCGCGGGCCAGCATGGGGTTGCCACGGCCACCGTTTGCGCCCGCTTCGGCCTGCCCTGCATCATCTTCATGGGCGCAACCGATGTCGAGCGGCAGGCACCCAATGTCTTCCGCATGAAGCTGCTCGGCGCCGAGGTCGTGCCGGTCAAGGCGGGCGCGGCGACGCTGAAGGACGCCATGAACGAAGCGCTGCGGCACTGGGTCGCCAACGTCCACGACACCTTCTACATCATCGGCACAGCGGCAGGCCCGCACCCCTATCCCGAGCTGGTGCGCGACTTCCAGAGCGTGATCGGCAAGGAAGCGCGGGCGCAGATGCTCAGCCGCACCGGCCGCCTGCCCGACCTGCTGGTGGCGGCGATCGGCGGCGGATCGAACGCGCTCGGCCTGTTCCACCCCTTCCTCGACGATCCCGACGTGAAGATGCTCGGAGTCGAGGCAGCCGGGTACGGCCTCGACGGAGACCAGCACGCGGCGTCGCTGCTCGGCGGCTTCCCCGGCATCCTCCACGGCAACAAGACCTATCTGCTGCAGGACGAGGACGGCCAGATCACCGAAGGCCACTCGATCAGCGCGGGGCTGGATTATCCCGGCATCGGGCCAGAGCACGCGTGGCTCAAGGACATGGGCCGCGTCGAATACACCGCCGTCACCGACGAGGAAGCGCTCGACGCGTTCCAGCTGCTCTGCCGGACCGAAGGCATCATCCCCGCGCTCGAGCCCAGCCACGCCATTGCAGCGGTGGCGAAGCGCGCCAAGGAAATGCCCGATGACAGCATCATCCTCGCGAACCTGTGCGGACGCGGTGACAAGGACATTTTCACCGTGGCTGAGAAGCTGGGAGTGGAGATTTGA